The window CGCTCTGGATAAAGACAAGATCGCCGAGGTGAAGGTCCTGCGGGATGCGCCCTGCGGCAACACCAGATACGTGGCCAAGAACTTGGTGGGAGTACACGTCAAGGACGCTGTGGAGCAGGCCGGACTTCTTCACCATGCCTACCCCTGCGTGGCGACTATGACCCATGATCAGGAGATTGGGGATACCCTGATGCACCAGGCGGGGCTGATGACAAAAACGGCGGTGGAAGAAGCCTTGAAGGAAGATATCGAGGCGGGACTGAAGAGTGCCTTCTCCTTTTACAAAGGGCATCGAAGCGAGCTGGTTCCCATTCTCCAAGACGCCCAGGAGGTGTTCGGCTACCTGCCCGAGACGGCCATGCTGGAGATTGCCCGTTTCCTCCGGTTGCCCGAAAGCCACGTTTACGGGGTGGCTACCTTTTACGACCAGTTTCATTTCATCCGGCGCGGCAGGAACCAGATCAAGGTGTGCTGCGGTACCGCCTGCCACGTAAAGGGAGCCGACCGGGTGCTGGAAGAGTTTGAACGGCAACTGGGCGTCGGCCACGGAGAAACCACTCCGGATTACGAGTACAGCTTGGAACGAGTGGCTTGTGTCGGCGCGTGCGCCCTGGCGCCGGTGGTCGTTATGGGCAAGGAGGTGTACGGGCAGATGACGCCTGGAAGAGCAAGAAGCGTGTTGGGTAAAGAATGAGCGCGCTTTGCTTGCCCGATGACCTTTTAGGAGGCGGAGAATGATGCTGCAGGTCGACTCCCCGGCCCGGCTGGCGGAGGTTCGAAAAGTCTGCGAAAGCGCTTTCGCGCGACAAAAATCCCGGTTTTTGGTCTGTGCCGGCACCGGTTGCGTTCTTGGCGGCGCCCTGGAAGTTTACCAGGAGTTTGTGCGCTTGCTTAAGGAAAGAGGCTGTCCGACCAGCGTGGAACTGCTTTTTGAAGGCCGGGAAACGGA is drawn from Candidatus Desulforudis audaxviator MP104C and contains these coding sequences:
- the nuoE gene encoding NADH-quinone oxidoreductase subunit NuoE, translating into MRLLLIIQGDYGRRYVEAMTQYAPFGWEVNHYVFPEKLSIGIDDSLEDFLPPSLPGGDLLLMLQEDPVVAEMAPYLAEMAGVKAVLAPIENKAYLPSGLAKQIKKKLAERDIAMVHPLVFCALAEEDSANPYIQAFARHFGRPKVEIALDKDKIAEVKVLRDAPCGNTRYVAKNLVGVHVKDAVEQAGLLHHAYPCVATMTHDQEIGDTLMHQAGLMTKTAVEEALKEDIEAGLKSAFSFYKGHRSELVPILQDAQEVFGYLPETAMLEIARFLRLPESHVYGVATFYDQFHFIRRGRNQIKVCCGTACHVKGADRVLEEFERQLGVGHGETTPDYEYSLERVACVGACALAPVVVMGKEVYGQMTPGRARSVLGKE